One segment of Egibacteraceae bacterium DNA contains the following:
- a CDS encoding MFS transporter, with protein sequence MSTLLRTRGWLHPAILAAAGLSVASGFASFGVTVALGDVAAAFGEPQPAGSVADMAGLTGTTLGAGLAFIRLASLAALPLAGLADRAGRRRVILWCCGTGLLMTLATAASPSFWWFVALFALARPLLSATNALATVIAAEETRSSDRSKAIALITAGYALGAGLTALVRTVIPPAYGFRGLFAMAALPLLFVPLLGRWLDEPSRFAGLRARAPSSRPRLGAVRRDLRGRLALLFLLHVGFGFVTGPVNTNLFLYGERILGMTSATMAWLFVAAAPTGLLGLVIGRWAADRFGRRLSAGVAMALTAAAGVLTYSGEPAGVALGYVGGIGAAAAYAPAAGALDAELFPTSQRGTAAGWVAAANIVGAVLGLLAFGILVDAYDAFGPAALTISVPVVLIAALYHRLPETRGLELEESAPE encoded by the coding sequence ATGTCCACGCTGCTGCGCACCCGAGGCTGGCTGCATCCGGCCATCCTCGCCGCGGCGGGGCTGTCGGTCGCGTCGGGGTTCGCGAGCTTCGGCGTGACCGTGGCGCTCGGCGACGTCGCCGCGGCGTTCGGTGAGCCGCAGCCGGCGGGCTCGGTCGCCGACATGGCGGGGCTCACCGGGACGACCCTCGGCGCCGGCCTGGCCTTCATCCGCCTCGCGTCCCTCGCGGCGTTGCCGCTCGCGGGCCTCGCCGACCGCGCCGGCCGGCGACGTGTGATCCTCTGGTGCTGCGGCACCGGGCTGCTCATGACGCTGGCCACTGCCGCGAGCCCCAGCTTCTGGTGGTTCGTCGCGCTGTTCGCCCTCGCCCGCCCCCTGCTGTCGGCGACGAACGCACTCGCCACCGTCATCGCGGCCGAGGAGACCCGCAGCAGCGACCGCTCGAAGGCCATCGCCCTGATCACCGCCGGCTACGCCCTCGGCGCGGGCCTCACCGCGCTCGTGCGCACCGTCATCCCGCCCGCGTACGGATTCCGCGGCCTGTTCGCCATGGCCGCGCTGCCGCTGCTTTTCGTGCCCCTGCTCGGTCGCTGGCTGGACGAGCCGAGCCGCTTCGCCGGGCTGCGGGCCCGCGCGCCGTCGAGCCGCCCGCGGCTCGGCGCCGTCCGCCGCGACCTGCGGGGACGGCTCGCGCTGCTCTTCCTCCTGCATGTCGGGTTCGGCTTCGTCACCGGGCCGGTGAACACGAACCTGTTCCTGTACGGCGAGCGCATCCTCGGGATGACGTCGGCGACCATGGCGTGGCTCTTCGTCGCCGCGGCTCCCACCGGCCTGCTCGGCCTGGTCATCGGCCGGTGGGCGGCTGACCGCTTCGGCCGCCGACTGAGCGCCGGCGTCGCGATGGCGCTCACCGCCGCGGCGGGGGTCCTGACCTACAGCGGCGAGCCTGCGGGGGTGGCGCTCGGCTACGTCGGGGGCATCGGCGCCGCCGCCGCCTACGCTCCGGCGGCGGGCGCCCTCGACGCCGAGCTGTTCCCGACGTCCCAGCGGGGGACGGCGGCGGGGTGGGTCGCCGCCGCCAACATCGTCGGGGCTGTCCTCGGGCTCCTCGCCTTCGGCATCCTCGTCGACGCCTACGACGCCTTCGGGCCGGCGGCGCTGACCATCAGCGTGCCGGTCGTGCTGATCGCCGCGCTGTACCACCGCCTGCCCGAGACCCGGGGGTTGGAGCTCGAGGAGTCCGCGCCCGAGTAG
- a CDS encoding protealysin inhibitor emfourin → MQIDFELRGGYGGLFATKPLVHRVATTDLPPGEREQLEDLVRRAGLLEGGVPPPASPAGGAEAAAERPSTGARRADTFTYRLSLRGGGRSGTYTYDDVTVPPAVRPLLTWLQKRALSARG, encoded by the coding sequence GTGCAGATCGACTTCGAGCTGCGTGGCGGGTACGGGGGGTTGTTCGCCACCAAGCCCCTCGTGCACCGCGTCGCCACGACCGACTTGCCGCCGGGGGAGCGCGAGCAGCTCGAGGACCTCGTCCGGCGGGCGGGCCTCCTCGAAGGCGGGGTCCCCCCACCGGCGTCCCCGGCCGGCGGCGCGGAGGCGGCGGCGGAACGGCCCTCCACCGGGGCACGCCGGGCCGACACGTTCACCTACCGCCTGTCCCTGCGCGGCGGCGGGCGGTCGGGGACCTACACCTACGACGACGTGACCGTCCCCCCCGCGGTGCGCCCGCTGCTCACCTGGCTGCAGAAGCGGGCCCTGTCCGCCCGCGGGTGA
- the treY gene encoding malto-oligosyltrehalose synthase: protein MTVTPRATYRLQLGTDLDFAAAGELVDYLAALGASHLYLSPLLAAAAGSAHGYDVADPTRVSDVLGGEEGLRALSDRARAAGLGLVVDIVPNHVGVGPDNPLWEALLAEGQSGPAGRTFDVDWATPLPGAAGKILLPVLGEQYGAVLYAGELEVVDADGEWRLRYYDHDFPLSPEAQEALDRSGDGELLAGTPGEPATWTRLHALLESQHYRLVHWRVGDRLLNYRRFFAINELAAVRVEDPAVFEATHEKVLALVGEGVVEGLRVDHPDGLRDPARYLERLAERTGGAWIVVEKIRERGEPLPDWPVAGTTGYEFANDALGLFVDGGAEAVLDALDAEFGAAAVPYTAQAWAAKREKLATDLQADLRRLGRVLWRVTQEHPEVRDVDDALCRAALADVIVAMDVYRSYVDPRTGQASADDVARVRGAVDRARGFGHAPAFLYGFLADVLIGRAGTTPDHLEVLGRFPQLSGAVMAKGVEDTVFYRYVRLSAVNEVGGDPGELGLSVAGFHGANAERARCHPTGMLTTSTHDTKRGEDVRLRIAALSELVEVWEREVRRWRELNAGCVASTRAGPAPDPQTEYLLYQTLVGVWPIERSGVTGPDLVERVGDYAVKAAREAGRRTTWTNADEAFEQGVRAFVAAVLDTERSPAFVEGLAAVAGRAAEIGMVSGLGQTLLRCTSPGVPDTYQGNELWDDSLVDPDNRRPVDFALRRRLLAALDGGADPSELLRERRDGRVKLWVLSRALRARREHLAAVGADGAYVPLVVSGRWADHVVAYARVAPDGDALLVVVPRLPGHVMGEGGQPPTGAIWDDTNVELGEDLQARRWTSLLTDERHGPSTLLAVSSACATLPLALLAAER, encoded by the coding sequence ATGACCGTCACGCCACGCGCCACCTACCGCCTCCAGCTCGGCACCGACCTCGACTTCGCCGCGGCCGGGGAGCTCGTCGACTACCTCGCGGCCCTCGGCGCGTCGCACCTCTACCTGTCGCCCCTTCTCGCGGCCGCGGCGGGCAGCGCCCACGGCTACGACGTCGCCGACCCGACCCGGGTCTCCGACGTCCTCGGGGGTGAGGAGGGGCTCCGCGCGCTGTCCGACCGCGCCCGCGCGGCAGGGCTCGGCCTCGTCGTCGACATCGTCCCCAACCACGTCGGCGTCGGCCCCGACAACCCCCTGTGGGAGGCGCTCCTCGCGGAGGGGCAGTCGGGCCCGGCCGGCCGCACGTTCGACGTGGACTGGGCAACGCCGCTGCCCGGGGCGGCGGGCAAGATCCTGCTGCCCGTCCTGGGCGAGCAGTACGGCGCCGTCCTCTACGCCGGCGAGCTCGAGGTGGTCGACGCCGACGGTGAATGGCGGCTGCGCTACTACGATCACGACTTCCCCCTGTCACCGGAGGCTCAGGAAGCCCTGGACCGCTCGGGAGACGGTGAGCTGCTCGCTGGTACCCCCGGCGAGCCGGCGACGTGGACGCGCCTGCACGCGCTGCTCGAATCGCAGCACTACCGCCTCGTCCACTGGCGAGTGGGTGACCGTCTGCTGAACTACCGGCGTTTCTTCGCCATCAACGAGCTCGCCGCGGTGCGGGTCGAGGACCCGGCGGTCTTCGAGGCCACCCACGAGAAGGTGCTCGCGCTCGTGGGGGAGGGCGTCGTCGAGGGGCTCCGCGTCGACCATCCCGACGGGTTGCGCGACCCTGCCCGGTACCTCGAGCGGCTCGCCGAGCGGACCGGCGGCGCATGGATCGTCGTCGAGAAGATCCGCGAGCGCGGCGAGCCCCTGCCGGACTGGCCGGTGGCGGGTACAACCGGCTACGAGTTCGCCAACGACGCGCTCGGGCTGTTCGTCGACGGGGGGGCCGAGGCGGTCCTCGACGCGCTCGACGCCGAGTTCGGCGCGGCCGCGGTCCCGTACACCGCACAGGCGTGGGCGGCCAAGCGCGAGAAGCTCGCGACCGACCTGCAGGCCGACCTCCGCCGGCTCGGCCGCGTCCTCTGGCGGGTGACCCAGGAGCACCCCGAGGTTCGTGACGTCGACGACGCCCTGTGCCGTGCGGCCCTCGCCGACGTCATCGTCGCGATGGATGTCTACCGCAGCTACGTCGACCCTCGGACCGGACAGGCGAGCGCCGACGACGTCGCGCGCGTGCGGGGCGCGGTCGATCGAGCCCGCGGCTTCGGGCACGCCCCCGCCTTCCTCTACGGGTTCCTCGCCGACGTCCTGATCGGACGCGCCGGCACGACGCCGGATCATCTCGAGGTCCTCGGCCGGTTCCCGCAGCTGTCGGGTGCGGTCATGGCCAAAGGGGTGGAGGACACGGTCTTCTACCGCTACGTACGGCTCTCGGCGGTCAACGAGGTCGGCGGGGACCCCGGCGAGCTCGGGCTCAGCGTCGCGGGCTTCCACGGCGCGAATGCCGAGCGCGCACGCTGCCATCCCACCGGGATGCTCACCACGTCGACCCACGACACGAAGCGGGGGGAGGACGTGCGACTGCGGATCGCGGCGCTGTCGGAGCTGGTCGAGGTCTGGGAGCGTGAGGTCCGGCGGTGGCGGGAGCTCAACGCCGGCTGCGTCGCGTCGACTCGCGCCGGTCCCGCCCCCGATCCTCAGACCGAGTACCTTCTGTACCAGACGCTGGTCGGCGTATGGCCGATCGAGCGCAGCGGGGTCACCGGGCCCGACCTCGTGGAGCGCGTCGGCGACTACGCGGTGAAGGCCGCACGTGAGGCCGGCCGGCGCACGACCTGGACGAACGCCGACGAGGCGTTCGAGCAGGGTGTGCGGGCCTTCGTCGCAGCGGTCCTCGACACGGAGAGGTCCCCGGCCTTCGTCGAGGGGCTTGCCGCCGTCGCCGGCCGGGCGGCGGAGATAGGGATGGTGTCCGGGCTCGGGCAGACCCTCCTGCGCTGCACTTCACCCGGCGTGCCCGACACCTACCAGGGCAACGAGCTGTGGGACGACAGCCTCGTCGACCCCGACAACCGCCGACCCGTCGACTTCGCGCTGCGCAGGCGGCTCCTCGCCGCGCTCGACGGCGGCGCTGACCCGTCCGAGCTCCTGCGTGAGCGCCGGGACGGCCGGGTGAAGCTCTGGGTGCTGTCGCGGGCGCTGCGGGCCCGGCGCGAGCACCTTGCGGCTGTCGGCGCGGATGGGGCGTACGTGCCGCTGGTCGTGTCCGGCCGGTGGGCCGACCACGTCGTCGCCTACGCGCGGGTCGCACCGGACGGCGACGCCCTGCTGGTCGTGGTCCCCCGGCTTCCGGGCCACGTCATGGGTGAGGGCGGCCAGCCGCCCACCGGCGCCATTTGGGACGACACGAACGTGGAGCTCGGCGAGGACCTGCAGGCCCGGCGCTGGACGAGCTTGCTGACCGACGAGCGCCACGGTCCGAGCACGCTGCTCGCCGTCTCCTCCGCGTGCGCGACCCTACCCCTCGCCCTGCTCGCGGCCGAGCGCTAA
- the glgX gene encoding glycogen debranching protein GlgX, translated as MVNVWPGHPYPLGARWDGRGTNFALFSEHAEKVELCLFDRAGYELRIPMADQTAFIWHAYLPGIQPGQRYGYRVHGPYEPGAGHRFNPAKLLIDPYAKAIDGMIDWNDAVFAYPLGGSDLELNRADSAPHVPKCIVTNPFFDWGDDRHPRTPENQMIIYETHVKGLTMLHPDVEPELRGTYAGLASPPVIDYLTSLGVTAVELQPVHHFVHDHFLVEKGLRNYWGYNSIGFLAPHADYAARGTRGEQLYEFKAMVKDLHEAGLEVILDVVYNHTAEGNHEGPTLALRGIDNRSYYRLVDGDERFYMDYTGTGNSLNVRHPHVLQLITDSLRYWVTEMHVDGFRFDLASTLARELHDVDRLAAFFDIIQQDPVISQVKLIAEPWDVGEGGYQVGNFPVLWTEWNGKYRDTVRDYWRGHTWGVGELASRLTGSSDLYAHNGRRPYASINFVTAHDGFTLRDLVSYNEKHNEANLDDNSSGEDHNRSWNCGVEGKTDDPKVLALRDRQQRNFLATLFLSQGVPMLLGGDEFSRTQQGNNNTYCQDNELSWYHWEWDDQQRSLQAFTRFLIGLRKRHPVFRRQQYFRGEERGGISDLDWLKRDGSEMAVEDWYEGELQALMFFLNGRAIPTRDERGRRVVDDSFLVLMNASADDLAFTVPSEAYGKRWSVVFNTARPQLREGDAHRDAGEKLDLASRSMKLMRRLDDARDD; from the coding sequence GTGGTCAACGTCTGGCCTGGGCATCCCTACCCCCTCGGCGCGCGCTGGGACGGTCGAGGGACGAACTTCGCGTTGTTCAGCGAGCACGCCGAGAAGGTGGAGCTCTGCCTGTTCGACCGCGCCGGGTACGAGCTGCGCATCCCCATGGCCGACCAGACCGCGTTCATCTGGCACGCGTACCTTCCGGGCATCCAACCGGGGCAGCGCTACGGCTACCGGGTGCACGGACCCTACGAGCCCGGCGCCGGGCACCGGTTCAACCCGGCGAAGCTCCTCATCGATCCGTACGCCAAGGCGATCGACGGGATGATCGACTGGAACGACGCGGTGTTCGCCTACCCGCTCGGCGGCTCCGACCTCGAGCTCAACAGGGCCGACAGCGCCCCCCACGTGCCGAAGTGCATCGTCACGAACCCCTTCTTCGACTGGGGTGACGACCGCCACCCGCGCACCCCAGAGAACCAGATGATCATCTACGAGACCCATGTGAAGGGCCTCACGATGCTCCACCCGGACGTGGAGCCGGAGCTGCGCGGCACCTACGCGGGGCTCGCGTCCCCGCCGGTCATCGACTACCTCACCTCGCTCGGCGTCACCGCCGTGGAGCTGCAGCCAGTCCACCACTTCGTCCACGACCACTTCCTCGTCGAGAAGGGGTTGCGCAACTACTGGGGCTACAACTCCATCGGGTTCCTCGCCCCGCACGCCGACTACGCCGCCCGGGGAACCCGGGGCGAGCAGCTCTACGAGTTCAAGGCGATGGTGAAAGACCTCCACGAGGCGGGCCTGGAGGTCATCCTCGACGTGGTCTACAACCACACCGCCGAGGGCAACCACGAAGGCCCCACGCTCGCGCTGCGCGGGATCGACAACCGCAGCTACTACCGGCTCGTCGATGGGGACGAGCGCTTCTACATGGACTACACGGGGACCGGCAACTCCCTCAACGTCCGCCACCCCCACGTGCTGCAGCTGATCACCGACTCCCTGCGCTACTGGGTGACGGAGATGCACGTCGACGGGTTCCGCTTCGACCTCGCATCTACGCTGGCCCGCGAGCTGCACGACGTCGACCGCCTCGCGGCCTTCTTCGACATCATCCAGCAGGACCCTGTCATCAGCCAGGTCAAGCTCATCGCGGAGCCCTGGGACGTCGGTGAAGGCGGGTACCAGGTCGGCAACTTCCCGGTGCTCTGGACCGAGTGGAACGGCAAGTACCGTGACACCGTTCGCGACTACTGGCGCGGCCACACCTGGGGCGTCGGGGAGCTCGCGTCGCGCCTGACCGGTTCGAGCGACCTCTACGCCCACAACGGGCGGCGGCCGTACGCGTCGATCAACTTCGTCACCGCCCACGACGGGTTCACGTTGCGGGACCTCGTGAGCTACAACGAAAAGCACAACGAGGCGAACCTCGACGACAACTCGAGCGGGGAGGACCACAACCGCTCGTGGAACTGCGGTGTCGAGGGCAAGACCGACGACCCGAAGGTGCTCGCGCTGCGCGACCGTCAGCAGCGCAACTTCCTCGCCACCCTCTTCCTGTCGCAGGGGGTGCCCATGCTGCTCGGCGGCGACGAGTTCAGCCGCACGCAGCAGGGCAACAACAACACCTACTGCCAGGACAACGAGCTGTCCTGGTACCACTGGGAGTGGGACGACCAGCAGCGCTCGCTGCAGGCCTTCACCCGGTTCCTCATCGGCTTGCGCAAGCGTCATCCGGTCTTCCGCCGCCAGCAGTACTTCCGGGGCGAGGAGCGCGGGGGCATCAGCGACCTCGACTGGCTGAAGCGGGACGGGTCGGAGATGGCGGTCGAGGACTGGTACGAGGGCGAGCTGCAGGCGCTCATGTTCTTCCTCAACGGCCGGGCGATCCCCACCCGTGACGAGCGCGGGCGACGGGTGGTCGACGACAGTTTCCTCGTCCTCATGAACGCGAGCGCGGACGACCTGGCGTTCACGGTGCCCTCGGAGGCGTACGGCAAGCGCTGGAGCGTCGTGTTCAACACCGCCCGGCCGCAGCTGCGGGAGGGCGACGCGCACCGCGACGCCGGGGAGAAGCTCGACCTGGCGTCGCGCTCGATGAAGCTCATGCGCCGCCTCGACGACGCGCGGGACGACTGA